Proteins encoded together in one Urocitellus parryii isolate mUroPar1 chromosome 3, mUroPar1.hap1, whole genome shotgun sequence window:
- the LOC144253866 gene encoding olfactory receptor 7A5-like gives MEPGNDTQLLEFLLLGLAEDPELQLLIFGLFLSMYLVTVLGNLLIILATISDSHLHTPMYFFLSNLSFVDICFTSTTIPKMLVNIQTQSKAITHAGCITQIHFFVLFAGLDNFLLTVMAYDRFVAICHPLHYMVIMNYRICGLLILVSWVVSILYSLLQSLMMLRLSFCTDLEIPHFFCELNQVIQRACSDTFLNEVVIYFGALLLGGGPLTGILYSYCKIVSSICAISSAQGKYKAFSTCVSHLSVISLFYGTSLGVYLSSAVTQNSHSTATASVMYTVVTPMLNPFIYSLRNKDIQSALGRLCDTGR, from the coding sequence ATGGAACCAGGGAATGATACTCAACTTTtagaatttcttcttctgggactTGCAGAGGACCCAGAACTGCAGCTCCTCATCTTTGGCcttttcctgtccatgtacctggtcactgtgctggggaacctgctcatcatcctggccaccatctcagactcccacctgcacacgcccatgtacttcttcctctccaacctgtcctttgtggacatctgcttcacctccaccaccatccccaagatgctggtgaacatccagacacagagcaaggccATTACCCATGCAGGTTGTATCACGCAGATTCACTTTTTTGTACTCTTTGCAGGATTGGACAATTTTCTGCtgactgtgatggcctatgaccggttTGTGGCCATTTGTCACCCCTTGCATTACATGGTGATCATGAATTACAGAATCTGTGGATTGCTAATTCTGGTGTCCTGGGTTGTGAGCATCTTATATTCATTGTTACAAAGCTTAATGATGTTGCGGCTATCCTTCTGCACAGACTTGGAAATCCCACATTTTTTCTGTGAACTTAACCAGGTAATTCAGCGTGCCTGCTCTGACACCTTTCTTAATGAGGTTGTGATATATTTTGGTGCTCTCTTGCTGGGAGGTGGCCCTCTCACTGGAATCCTTTACTCTTATTGCAAGATAGTGTCCTCCATCTGTGCAATCTCATCAGCTCAgggcaagtacaaagccttctccacctgtgtgTCTCATCTCTCTGTGATCTCTTTATTTTATGGCACAAGCCTAGGTGTGTACCTCAGTTCTGCTGTGACCCAAAACTCACACTCTACTGCAACAGCCTCtgtgatgtacactgtggtcacccccatgctgaaccccttcatctacagtctgaggaacaaggacatcCAGAGTGCTCTGGGAAGACTCTGTGACACAGGAAGATAA
- the LOC144253867 gene encoding putative olfactory receptor 7A2, translating into MEPGNGTQRLEFLLLGFAENQELQPLLFGLFLSMYLVTVLGNLLIILATISDSHLHTPMYFFLSNLSFVDVCFTSTTIPKMLVNIQTQSKAISYAGCITQIHFFVLFGGLDDFLLSVMAYDRFVAICHPLHYMVIMNQRLCGLLLLVSWVVSVSYALLQSLMVLRLSFCTDLEIPHFFCDLNQVVHCACSDTFLNELVIYCAALFLAVGPLTGILYSYCKIVSSIRAISSTQGKYKAFSTCVSHLSVVSLFYGTSLGVYLSSAVTQNSNSIATASVMYTVVTPMLNPFIYSLRNKDIQSALRTLLGTTSRAREPVLLHPAL; encoded by the exons ATGGAACCAGGGAATGGTACTCAACGTTTAGAATTCCTTCTGTTGGGATTTGCAGAGAACCAAGAACTGCAGCCCCTCCTCTTTGGCCTTTTCCtctccatgtacctggtcactgtgctggggaaTCTGCTCATCATTCTGGCCACCATctcagactcccacctgcacacacccatgtacttcttcctctccaacctgtcctttgtggacgtctgcttcacctccaccaccatccccaagatgctggtgaacatccagacacagagcaaggccATTTCCTATGCAGGATGCATCACCCAGATTCACTTTTTTGTACTCTTTGGTGGGTTGGATGACTTCCTTTTGAGTGTGATGGCCTACGACCGgtttgtggccatctgtcaccccctcCACTACATGGTCATCATGAACCAAAGGCTCTGTGGATTGCTACTTCTGGTGTCCTGGGTTGTGAGTGTCTCATATGCACTGCTACAAAGCTTAATGGTATTGCGGCTGTCCTTCTGCACAGACTTGGAAATCCCACACTTTTTCTGTGACCTTAACCAGGTGGTTCACTGTGCCTGCTCTGACACCTTTCTCAATGAGCTGGTGATATATTGTGCTGCTCTCTTTCTGGCTGTTGGACCCCTCACTGGCATCCTTTACTCTTACTGCAAGATAGTATCTTCCATCCGTGCAATCTCATCAACTCAgggcaagtacaaagccttctccacctgtgtgTCTCACCTCTCTGTGGTCTCCTTATTTTATGGCACAAGCCTAGGTGTGTACCTCAGTTCTGCTGTGACTCAGAACTCAAACTCCATTGCAACAGCTTCAGTGATGTAtactgtggtcacccccatgctgaaccccttcatatacagtctgaggaacaaggacatcCAGAGTGCTCTGAGAACACTCT TGGGCACCACATCAAGGGCCCGAGAGCCTGTCCTCCTCCATCCAGCCCTTTGA